The Halobellus sp. MBLA0158 genome includes the window CCTTCGAGCCGTTCGGTCTTGATGTGGGTGTCGCAGGCGATCGCCCCGCAGTTTGGACAGTAGGTGTACGTCTCGTCGACGCCGCTCGTCTCGCAGTGGACGCACCGATGGATGCCGTCCTCTTCGGTCACTCTGGACGGCCCTGCCGCGTAGTACTCGTAGGGATAGGTGTACTCTCCGAGGTCGGTCGTCTGCCGAACCTCAGGTAGATACACCGGCTCAATCGATTGCACTGAGATGTCCGAGAGGTTCGGCTCACACGTCTTGTTGTACGTGACGTTATTGTCGCCGGTGTAGGTTACCGTCGTCGTGTGGTAATCCTGGAGGCGGTCAACAGCCCACTCCTTGTACTCCGTTTGGGTCTGGCCGAACCGTCGTTCGTCGACGTCGTCGAATACCTCGGTAAACTGCCCGCTATCGAGGGGAACCGTCGCGTGGAAGTTCTCGGTGACCAGCGTCGCGACATCGTCGTCGGCCACCTTCGGATGGCCGCGCTCAGCGTGGACAACGAACTGTGTGCGGTCGTTGATCCGGTGGATGACACCGACGGAGGTCTCGAAGACAGCGTTCGTGTCGGCGGTGATCGCAACCACCGGTCGGAACGTCACTTGCGAGTGCGGCACCGACAGATCCGCGGCCTCGATGTTCTCGATGTCGCGGAACGCTTCCTGAACCGGCGCGTCGACGTCTGCCGCCGGGTCGTACGGTCGAAGCGTCTCGTCACAGAGGATCTCGATGCGCCCGTTGTAGAGATCGAGCCCAATCTCGTCGGCGATCTCCCGGAGGTCCTCGCCGTCGATCAGCTCGATGGGAAAGGGATCATCGTTCCGCTGGAGCCGATCTGCGTACTCCTCGGCAGGGTTCGTAAACCGGCCGGTCGTGACGACCATCCCGCGCTTTGGACCGTCGAAGTCGAACGTCGCGATGGCCGAGTGCAGCTTCTGGACGACCGGTCGGCCGACCGTTCCAGTGTGCTTGCACTCGACGATGATCGCCCGTCGCGTGCCGTCGACGACCTCCTCCATAATGACGTCCCGCCCCTCGTCGGCCGTCCGCTCGGCCTGGCGGACGTTTTCGTAGCCGAGGTTGCGGAAGACGTCCTCCATCAAGTCCTCGAACTCGAATCCAGAGAGGTCGTCCAGTACAGCCATCCTCAATTATGTGGACAGTACGTTGCAACTGCCAAATACGTTGCCGAACGCTGCGCCGTCCTGTTTGTTGAATCCCTGAGAGGGGTGCGGGGGTCACCGAACCGCCCGCGAGCAACGATGAACGGGAATGTACCTATGGCCAGTTCGGAATCGGTTCCAGTCGCATCGCCTGTACAGTCTCACCGAGACGCAGTCGAGTACGTCGGCTTCCGCGTCGACGGCCAAGCCGTCGTGCTGAATATCTCGGAGCATCGGCGACTCTCCCTCAAG containing:
- a CDS encoding restriction endonuclease; this encodes MAVLDDLSGFEFEDLMEDVFRNLGYENVRQAERTADEGRDVIMEEVVDGTRRAIIVECKHTGTVGRPVVQKLHSAIATFDFDGPKRGMVVTTGRFTNPAEEYADRLQRNDDPFPIELIDGEDLREIADEIGLDLYNGRIEILCDETLRPYDPAADVDAPVQEAFRDIENIEAADLSVPHSQVTFRPVVAITADTNAVFETSVGVIHRINDRTQFVVHAERGHPKVADDDVATLVTENFHATVPLDSGQFTEVFDDVDERRFGQTQTEYKEWAVDRLQDYHTTTVTYTGDNNVTYNKTCEPNLSDISVQSIEPVYLPEVRQTTDLGEYTYPYEYYAAGPSRVTEEDGIHRCVHCETSGVDETYTYCPNCGAIACDTHIKTERLEGDPVCTGCAVTDRFALKRKYFYDEENLEAFREEYAEMPIHEKAMENKLLAGGSVVATLLLVVGLLVIGGII